From the genome of Pelobates fuscus isolate aPelFus1 chromosome 6, aPelFus1.pri, whole genome shotgun sequence, one region includes:
- the UGDH gene encoding UDP-glucose 6-dehydrogenase has translation MYQIKKICCIGAGYVGGPTCSVIAQMCPDIKVTVVDVNEARINAWNSDTLPIYEPGLKEVVESCRGKNLFYSTDIDGAIQDADLVFISVNTPTKTYGMGKGRAADLKYIEACARRIVQNSNGYKIVTEKSTVPVRAAESIRRIFDANTKPNLNLQVLSNPEFLAEGTAIRDLKNPDRVLIGGDETPEGQKAVRALCAVYETWVPSEKIITTNTWSSELSKLAANAFLAQRISSINSISALCEATGADVEEVARAIGMDQRIGNKFLKASVGFGGSCFQKDVLNLVYLCEVLNLHEVARYWQQVIDMNDYQRRRFTSRIIDCLFNTVADKKIAVLGFAFKKDTGDTRESSSIYISKYLMDEGAKLHIYDPKVPKQQIIMDLSQPGVSADTRVSELVHITSDLYEACEGAHAIVICTEWDMFKELDFQRIHKMMLKPAFIFDGRRVLDDLHGELQNIGFQVETIGKKVASKRIPYTPTADIPKITLQDFPHKKPRV, from the exons ATGTATCAGATAAAGAAGATTTGCTGCATTGGCGCAGGCTATGTTGGGGGCCCGACATGCAGTGTCATCGCGCAGATGTGCCCTGATATTAAAGTGACGGTAGTTGATGTTAATGAAGCTAGGATTAATGCATGGAATTCAGACACACTTCCTATATATGAG CCAGGGTTAAAGGAAGTAGTAGAATCCTGTCGGGGGAAGAATCTATTCTACTCTACTGATATTGACGGAGCAATACAAGATGCtgatttggtgtttatctct GTTAACACACCCACAAAGACCTATGGAATGGGGAAAGGACGAGCTGCAGACTTGAAGTACATTGAAGCATGCGCAAGGCGGATTGTCCAAAATTCGAACGGTTACAAAATTGTGACGGAGAAGAGCACCGTGCCGGTGCGGGCAGCTGAAAGTATTCGCCGTATATTTGATGCAAACACCAAACCTAATCTCAACCTCCAG GTGCTGTCTAACCCAGAATTCTTAGCAGAGGGAACCGCTATCCGGGATCTGAAGAATCCTGACCGGGTGTTAATAGGAGGAGATGAGACTCCTGAGGGTCAAAAAGCAGTCAGGGCTCTCTGTGCCGTGTATGAAACATGGGTCCCCTCAGAAAAGATCATAACAACCAACACGTGGTCATCAGAGCTGTCTAAACTG GCAGCCAATGCCTTCCTTGCCCAGAGGATAAGCAGCATTAACTCCATCAGTGCCCTTTGCGAAGCTACAGGAGCTGATGTGGAGGAGGTTGCACGGGCTATCGGAATGGACCAGAGAATTGGAAACAAATTTCTTAAAGCTAGTGTTG GATTCGGTGGCAGTTGCTTCCAGAAGGATGTGTTGAACCTGGTCTATTTGTGTGAAGTTTTAAACCTGCATGAGGTGGCCAGATACTGGCAACAG GTTATTGATATGAATGATTATCAAAGAAGAAGATTTACTTCCCGGATTATTGATTGCCTTTTTAACACTGTAGCAGACAAAAAAATCGCCGTTCTCGGGTTTGCATTTAAGAAAGACACTGGGGATACACG AGAGTCCTCCAGTATCTACATTAGCAAATATCTGATGGATGAAGGAGCAAAACTTCACATCTACGACCCCAAGGTTCCAAAGCAGCAGATTATTATGGACCTGTCCCAGCCTGGGGTGTCTGCCGACACACGAG TGTCAGAACTGGTTCACATTACTAGTGACCTATATGAGGCTTGTGAAGGGGCTCATGCGATCGTTATCTGCACAGAGTGGGACATGTTTAAG GAATTGGATTTCCAACGTATTCACAAAATGATGCTGAAACCAGCGTTTATTTTTGACGGAAGGCGTGTTCTTGATGATCTTCATGGAGAACTACAAAACATCGGCTTTCAG